From one Terriglobia bacterium genomic stretch:
- a CDS encoding di-heme enzyme has translation MTEEKVALGRRLFYDLRLSSNGTQSCASCHQQQRAFTDGRAHAVGSTGEEHPRGAMSLANAAYGASLTWTDPDTTNLEEQMRVPLLGEHPVEMGMAGHEDEVVARLRRDSLYARLFPAAFPGEGDAVSLVNVRKAIASFERTILSGDSPYDRLVWKDDRDALSPAARRGMALFFSERLACSKCHAGFTFSGPVRWAGGPETRPALEDNGLGGRFRVPTLRNIAVTAPYMHDGRFETLDAVIDHYAEGGLPSPTLSALVKGFTITKEEKAELVEFLESLTDVDFLKDPRLADPWRN, from the coding sequence ATGACCGAGGAGAAGGTCGCGCTGGGGCGCCGTCTCTTCTACGACCTTCGCCTGTCGTCGAACGGCACGCAGTCCTGCGCTTCCTGCCATCAGCAGCAGCGCGCCTTCACCGACGGCCGGGCCCACGCCGTCGGGTCCACCGGCGAGGAGCACCCACGGGGCGCGATGAGCCTCGCGAACGCGGCCTACGGCGCCTCGCTCACGTGGACGGACCCGGACACGACGAACCTCGAGGAGCAGATGCGGGTGCCGCTTCTTGGCGAGCACCCCGTCGAGATGGGGATGGCGGGCCACGAGGACGAGGTCGTGGCGCGGCTGCGCCGCGATTCCCTCTACGCGAGGCTCTTTCCGGCCGCGTTCCCGGGGGAAGGAGACGCGGTGAGCCTCGTGAACGTCCGAAAGGCGATCGCGTCGTTCGAAAGAACGATCCTGTCCGGCGACTCCCCCTACGACCGGCTCGTCTGGAAGGACGATCGCGACGCTCTCTCGCCCGCCGCGCGCCGGGGAATGGCCCTCTTCTTCTCGGAGCGGCTGGCGTGCTCGAAGTGCCATGCGGGGTTCACGTTCTCCGGCCCCGTGCGGTGGGCCGGAGGTCCGGAGACGCGGCCCGCGCTCGAGGACAACGGCCTCGGCGGGCGCTTTCGCGTGCCGACGCTCCGGAACATCGCGGTCACCGCCCCTTACATGCACGACGGGCGGTTCGAGACCCTCGATGCGGTGATCGACCACTACGCCGAGGGCGGCCTGCCGTCGCCGACCCTTAGCGCTCTCGTCAAGGGCTTCACGATCACGAAAGAGGAGAAGGCCGAGCTCGTCGAGTTTCTCGAGAGCCTCACGGACGTGGACTTCCTGAAAGACCCGAGGCTGGCGGACCCGTGGAGGAACTGA
- a CDS encoding CPXCG motif-containing cysteine-rich protein — protein sequence MTTPPPLSCPYCGEDVEVDIDEGGGSRQAFVQDCPVCCRPWQVVAVRARDAAWSVTLRTADD from the coding sequence ATGACGACACCGCCTCCACTGAGCTGCCCTTACTGCGGCGAGGATGTCGAGGTGGACATCGACGAAGGCGGCGGAAGCCGGCAGGCCTTCGTGCAGGACTGCCCGGTGTGCTGCCGGCCGTGGCAGGTCGTGGCCGTGCGCGCCAGGGACGCCGCCTGGAGCGTGACGCTTCGGACCGCGGACGACTGA
- a CDS encoding tetratricopeptide repeat protein codes for MGRPAALVFALSLAIPGIAAASGSSPMPMPMSGSETQSPTPEQEAVAYYNDGVAYREKADKLEKEAATAVDAAKKAKLLDKSKDLHDSSIKKFLKAVRNDPRMFQAWGSLGYAYRKTGNYPVALEAYDKALALEKSYTPAIEYRAEAYLGLNRLDEAKSAYMTLFGSDRARADELVAAMEKWVEMRKADPAGVAPATVEEFGKWVAERKQLASQTSSLRDPNSPRW; via the coding sequence ATGGGTCGCCCAGCCGCACTCGTCTTCGCCCTATCCCTCGCGATCCCCGGCATCGCCGCCGCGTCCGGCTCGTCGCCGATGCCGATGCCGATGTCGGGCTCCGAAACGCAATCGCCGACGCCCGAGCAGGAAGCGGTCGCGTACTACAACGACGGGGTCGCGTACCGCGAGAAGGCCGACAAGCTCGAGAAGGAGGCGGCCACCGCGGTCGACGCCGCCAAGAAGGCAAAGCTCCTCGACAAGAGCAAGGACCTTCACGATTCGTCCATCAAGAAGTTCCTGAAGGCCGTCAGGAACGACCCGAGGATGTTCCAGGCCTGGGGAAGCCTCGGCTACGCGTACCGGAAGACCGGCAACTACCCCGTGGCGCTCGAGGCGTACGACAAGGCGCTCGCCCTGGAGAAGTCCTATACGCCGGCCATCGAGTACCGCGCCGAGGCCTACCTCGGCCTCAACCGGCTCGACGAAGCGAAGTCCGCGTACATGACGCTGTTCGGATCGGATCGCGCCCGTGCCGACGAGCTGGTCGCGGCGATGGAGAAATGGGTCGAGATGCGGAAAGCCGATCCCGCCGGCGTCGCCCCGGCGACCGTCGAGGAATTCGGCAAATGGGTCGCGGAGCGGAAGCAGCTCGCGTCCCAGACATCGTCGCTCAGAGACCCGAATTCTCCACGCTGGTAG